The following proteins are encoded in a genomic region of Candidatus Methylospira mobilis:
- a CDS encoding group II intron maturase-specific domain-containing protein, producing MSEPSLAKLKNRIRDLTRRTRGRRLIDIIAELRTALLGWKAYFGIAEVLSPLREIDKWIRRRLRCYQWKQWGSAGYRELRKRGVTVREAWNTSKSAHGPWRLSKTPALNLALPAKTFSNMGLPSLCVTR from the coding sequence GTGTCGGAACCGTCACTGGCGAAACTCAAAAACCGGATTCGCGACCTGACGCGTCGAACCCGAGGCCGCCGCTTGATCGACATCATCGCCGAGCTAAGAACCGCCCTGCTTGGTTGGAAAGCGTATTTCGGCATCGCCGAAGTACTGAGCCCTCTGCGGGAGATCGACAAGTGGATACGACGCCGACTGAGATGCTACCAGTGGAAACAATGGGGGAGCGCCGGATATCGGGAGTTGCGCAAACGCGGCGTAACGGTGCGGGAAGCCTGGAATACCAGCAAATCCGCGCACGGGCCGTGGCGGCTATCGAAAACACCGGCGTTGAATCTTGCGCTGCCGGCGAAAACGTTCAGCAACATGGGGCTGCCATCTTTATGCGTTACGCGCTAA
- a CDS encoding putative bifunctional diguanylate cyclase/phosphodiesterase encodes MSRILIIEDEVDIRNNLLRLLRVEGFEVMGAENGRAGLACVRSFCPDLIISDVGMPELDGHGVLAALRADPSTASIPFIFLTAMADPQDFRAGLKLGADDYLTKPFTRGDVLDSIHSRFARQNAVAVGLRQQLDQLKSELRQHSHIDAVTGLKNRFALAEAFVELAARNVPLTAVCVGLDRFVEISAGLTPAGADALLVQIAGRLMETAPSSGQICRLAGGTFLLVLSDLSGCMLDKSMDALRHAIRQPFFVEEKKIILTASIGTARYPDHAEQLDRLVGNAQAEMTRARSQGGDNCCHYDPAVSMPPQDRLDMESALHQAVAAGELFLQYQPQVCLTSGAVIGVEALVRWRHPVVGLISPARFIPLAEENGAILEIGEWVMQTACRQARLWMDAGLPRLKMGVNISARQLRQQDLVALVEKVLGETGLPAEYLDIEVTESVLVHNAQLVAAVLGRIKALGVSVSIDDFGTGYSSMAYLQKMPFDKLKIDRSFISGLPDEQNAAIVRALLAMASQLGMETIAEGVETGEELSFLKEAGCGQLQGFLFSRPLFCDDVVALMRRSES; translated from the coding sequence ATGAGCAGAATTCTGATAATAGAAGACGAAGTCGATATACGCAATAATCTGCTGCGCCTGCTGCGCGTGGAGGGTTTCGAAGTGATGGGCGCGGAAAACGGCCGAGCCGGATTGGCTTGCGTCCGCAGTTTTTGTCCTGATCTCATCATCAGCGATGTGGGCATGCCTGAACTGGACGGACATGGCGTGCTTGCGGCTCTGCGCGCCGATCCGTCCACCGCATCCATCCCGTTTATTTTTCTGACGGCTATGGCGGACCCGCAGGATTTCCGCGCGGGGTTGAAGCTGGGCGCGGATGATTATTTAACCAAGCCTTTTACCAGGGGAGACGTGCTGGATTCCATCCATAGCCGTTTCGCGCGTCAGAACGCGGTTGCCGTGGGGTTGCGGCAGCAATTGGATCAACTTAAGTCGGAATTGCGGCAGCACAGCCATATCGATGCAGTAACCGGCTTGAAAAACCGTTTTGCGCTGGCGGAAGCGTTCGTCGAACTGGCTGCCCGGAATGTTCCGTTAACGGCTGTCTGTGTGGGTCTCGACCGTTTTGTCGAAATCAGCGCCGGCCTCACTCCGGCTGGGGCGGACGCCTTACTGGTGCAGATCGCCGGCCGCTTGATGGAAACGGCCCCCAGCTCCGGCCAGATCTGCCGTCTGGCCGGTGGAACTTTCCTGCTGGTATTATCGGACCTATCGGGCTGTATGCTGGATAAATCCATGGACGCTCTACGTCACGCAATCCGTCAGCCGTTTTTTGTAGAGGAAAAGAAAATTATTCTGACGGCGAGTATCGGTACGGCCCGATACCCAGACCACGCTGAACAACTGGACAGACTGGTAGGTAATGCGCAGGCGGAAATGACGCGCGCGCGCAGCCAGGGCGGAGATAACTGTTGCCATTACGATCCCGCGGTTTCCATGCCTCCGCAGGACAGACTGGATATGGAAAGCGCGTTACATCAGGCCGTTGCCGCCGGAGAACTGTTTTTACAATATCAACCGCAAGTGTGTCTGACGAGCGGGGCGGTGATCGGCGTGGAAGCGCTGGTGCGGTGGCGGCATCCGGTTGTGGGGTTGATTTCACCTGCGCGTTTTATCCCTCTGGCGGAGGAAAACGGCGCTATTCTGGAGATTGGGGAGTGGGTGATGCAAACAGCTTGCCGACAGGCCAGGCTTTGGATGGATGCCGGTCTGCCCAGACTGAAAATGGGCGTCAATATTTCGGCGCGGCAATTACGCCAGCAAGACCTGGTGGCGCTGGTGGAAAAAGTGCTGGGTGAGACCGGCCTGCCCGCCGAATATCTGGATATTGAAGTGACGGAAAGCGTGCTGGTGCATAACGCTCAATTGGTCGCTGCCGTGCTCGGCCGGATCAAGGCGCTGGGTGTGAGCGTTTCCATCGACGATTTCGGTACCGGTTATTCCAGCATGGCTTATTTGCAAAAGATGCCGTTCGATAAACTCAAAATCGACCGCAGTTTTATCAGCGGCTTACCCGATGAGCAGAACGCGGCAATAGTCCGCGCCTTATTGGCCATGGCGAGCCAGCTGGGTATGGAAACCATAGCCGAAGGCGTGGAAACCGGGGAAGAGTTATCGTTTTTAAAAGAAGCCGGTTGCGGGCAGCTGCAAGGTTTTCTCTTCAGCAGGCCCTTGTTTTGCGACGATGTTGTAGCGCTGATGCGCCGCTCCGAAAGCTAG
- a CDS encoding tyrosine-type recombinase/integrase, whose product MKPHFPRDFEQNYQTLLKRLKLNGLQPKTIEAYSRAVRRAGERFAFQIDALTEQQLTDYFAELLASHSWSTVKLDLYGLRFYYEHVLHQPWVAPDLIKPPRSQQLPDIVTVEQAQQIFAATRVLSYRVFFYTLYSMGLRLGEGLRLQVGDIDATRQRVHIRDAKGNKDRFVPLPVATLRVLRRFWQVHRNPILLFPNRLGGLKQAHRAVTPLDRGGVQNTLRIVTQACGIKKNSRRTACATATQPT is encoded by the coding sequence ATGAAACCACATTTCCCCAGAGATTTCGAACAAAACTATCAAACCCTTCTCAAGCGACTTAAACTCAATGGCTTGCAACCCAAAACGATCGAAGCTTATTCTCGCGCCGTGCGTCGGGCGGGTGAGCGTTTCGCGTTTCAAATTGACGCATTGACCGAACAGCAGTTAACCGATTATTTCGCCGAACTGCTGGCATCCCACTCATGGAGTACCGTCAAACTCGACCTTTATGGCCTCAGGTTTTACTATGAGCATGTGCTGCACCAACCCTGGGTTGCGCCCGATCTGATCAAGCCGCCCAGATCGCAGCAGTTGCCTGATATTGTGACGGTCGAGCAAGCCCAACAAATCTTCGCGGCCACGCGCGTACTCAGTTACCGCGTGTTTTTTTATACCCTTTACAGCATGGGGTTACGGCTCGGCGAAGGACTGCGGCTGCAAGTCGGCGATATCGACGCGACGCGCCAGCGTGTGCATATCCGCGATGCCAAGGGCAACAAGGATCGTTTCGTGCCGCTACCCGTCGCCACTCTGCGGGTACTGCGCCGCTTCTGGCAAGTCCATCGCAACCCGATATTGTTATTCCCCAACCGGCTGGGCGGTCTGAAGCAGGCCCATCGTGCCGTCACGCCCCTCGACCGTGGCGGTGTGCAAAACACCTTGCGTATCGTAACGCAGGCCTGCGGGATTAAAAAAAACTCACGCCGCACAGCCTGCGCCACAGCTACGCAACCCACCTGA
- a CDS encoding PAS domain-containing sensor histidine kinase, with amino-acid sequence MTAQSGSSPELKFRESEDIFHLITENMDDLIMVLDTEGLPVYKSPSYRRVLGDLSDESAVSLDHVHPDDRARIKSIFQKVIASGQGQRTEYRYLFRSGEIRHMESQSSVIRDENGRIRNILIVARDISERKRAEDEFRLLNQELESRIRARTEQIRHQRDVLVELAHLDKSDFRHALTKILGAAATALNVERVSFWRLAGNKSRIECEQLFLNSRGEPDPEAAGIILLKQDFPDYFAAILQQQTLIADDARTHPATRAFTPSYLTPYAIFSMLDVAVWFRGNIVGILCHEQVGDARLWTPEEVDFASSIATMLALALEASSRAQAETERAVILENSEIGISLHKDRRMMWANRKMEELFGFDRNERVGLTAESQFATPESFDEVGKLAYPMLAQGLVFRREYEMLRKDGTKFWCQISGKAIDPDDLSKGSIWTSEDISERIRQEREIRNALEKERQLNELKNRFVSMTSHEFRTPLSTILSSTELLQHYHDRLPAEERGEILNSIQTAVKRMTAMLDEILIIGKADAGRMEFNPQPMELSTFCNRLLEEFRRAAPGNIRFAYSPPLCREVCMDEKLLRHILSNLLSNAIKYSPHGGTVSFGAACNADAVVFKICDQGIGIPEEDLPHLFESFHRAGNVGNISGTGLGLSIVKRSVERHGGDIEIESRLGLNTTFLVTIPLQQT; translated from the coding sequence ATGACTGCTCAATCCGGTTCCAGTCCCGAGCTTAAATTTCGCGAAAGCGAAGATATTTTCCACTTGATCACGGAAAATATGGACGACCTGATCATGGTGCTCGATACCGAAGGGCTGCCCGTTTATAAAAGCCCCTCCTACCGGCGGGTATTAGGAGATCTGAGCGACGAGAGCGCAGTTTCGCTCGATCACGTTCATCCCGATGACAGAGCGCGTATCAAGAGCATCTTCCAGAAAGTCATTGCCAGCGGTCAAGGTCAGCGTACCGAGTACCGTTACCTGTTCCGCAGCGGCGAAATACGTCACATGGAGTCCCAGTCCAGCGTGATACGCGACGAAAACGGCCGGATACGCAATATTCTCATCGTTGCCCGCGACATCAGCGAACGCAAACGAGCCGAAGACGAGTTCCGTTTGCTCAACCAGGAACTGGAATCGCGGATCAGAGCCCGGACGGAGCAAATACGCCACCAGCGCGATGTACTCGTGGAACTGGCTCACCTCGACAAAAGCGACTTCAGGCATGCCCTGACCAAAATATTGGGAGCGGCGGCAACCGCGCTGAATGTCGAGCGCGTCAGCTTCTGGCGGCTGGCCGGGAACAAAAGCCGTATCGAATGCGAGCAGCTGTTTCTAAACTCGCGCGGCGAACCCGATCCGGAAGCGGCGGGGATAATCCTCCTGAAACAGGATTTCCCGGATTACTTCGCGGCCATACTGCAACAGCAGACATTGATCGCCGATGACGCGCGCACTCATCCGGCAACCCGGGCTTTCACGCCATCCTACCTTACACCGTACGCTATCTTTTCCATGCTCGATGTCGCCGTGTGGTTTCGAGGCAATATAGTCGGGATTTTATGCCACGAACAGGTCGGCGACGCACGCCTGTGGACGCCGGAAGAAGTCGATTTCGCATCGTCAATCGCCACGATGCTTGCTCTGGCGCTGGAAGCATCCAGCCGCGCGCAGGCGGAAACCGAGCGCGCCGTCATACTCGAAAACTCGGAAATCGGCATTTCCCTGCACAAGGATCGCCGCATGATGTGGGCAAACCGTAAAATGGAAGAGTTGTTCGGCTTTGACAGGAACGAACGTGTCGGCCTGACAGCGGAATCGCAGTTCGCCACTCCCGAATCATTTGACGAAGTCGGAAAACTCGCCTACCCCATGCTTGCGCAAGGGTTGGTATTTCGGCGCGAGTATGAAATGCTGCGCAAGGATGGGACAAAATTCTGGTGCCAGATTTCCGGCAAAGCCATCGATCCGGACGATTTGTCCAAAGGCTCCATCTGGACTTCGGAAGATATCAGCGAACGTATACGCCAGGAACGGGAAATTCGCAATGCGCTGGAAAAGGAACGCCAGCTCAACGAACTCAAAAACCGCTTTGTTTCGATGACTTCGCACGAGTTTCGCACGCCGCTCAGTACGATACTGTCATCCACTGAACTGTTGCAGCATTACCACGACCGTCTCCCGGCTGAAGAAAGAGGCGAAATACTCAACAGCATACAAACAGCCGTTAAACGCATGACCGCCATGCTGGACGAAATATTGATCATCGGCAAAGCCGACGCCGGGCGCATGGAGTTCAACCCCCAGCCCATGGAATTGAGCACTTTCTGCAACCGGTTGCTGGAAGAGTTTCGCCGCGCCGCCCCCGGCAATATCCGCTTTGCCTATTCTCCCCCCCTATGCAGGGAGGTATGCATGGATGAAAAACTGCTGCGGCATATCCTCAGCAACCTGCTTTCCAACGCCATCAAGTATTCGCCGCATGGCGGGACGGTTTCATTCGGCGCTGCCTGTAACGCCGATGCCGTGGTTTTCAAAATATGCGACCAGGGCATAGGAATCCCTGAGGAGGATTTGCCGCACTTGTTCGAAAGCTTCCACCGCGCCGGAAACGTCGGCAACATTTCCGGCACAGGGTTGGGACTCAGTATCGTCAAACGTTCGGTAGAACGTCACGGCGGCGACATAGAAATAGAAAGCCGGCTCGGACTGAACACGACTTTCCTGGTTACGATTCCCTTGCAGCAGACATAG
- a CDS encoding TIGR03862 family flavoprotein — MQNASIAVIGAGPAGLMAAEVLIRNGYRVHVFDAMPSAGRKLLMAGKGGLNITHSEAFDNFVTRYGDRQSRLKPLIRNFDAAAITEWLKQLAIGTFTGTSGRIFPSEMKSAPLLRAWLRRLRSEGVQFHMRHRWKGWDKNHQALLFDTVHGEQTVNTNATVLTLGGGSWSRLGSDGQWVGLLKSRGIAIADLVPSNCGFDTDWSDHYCQRFQGQALKPVALSVMQGDGGYASRMGELTVTATGLEGSLIYAYSPLLREQIQTFGESVVYLDLLPGKDSLKLQKALAKPRGAKSWPHHLRSCAGLTGAKAGLLREVSSPEDWSDSQYLAELIKRLPVRLLSTRPLDEAISSGGGVCFEALDESLMLQQLPGVFCAGEMLDWEAPTGGYLLTACLASGRAAGHGVIRWLDSRS; from the coding sequence ATGCAAAACGCCTCCATTGCCGTTATAGGCGCGGGTCCGGCTGGACTGATGGCCGCAGAAGTGCTGATACGGAACGGATACCGGGTGCATGTCTTCGATGCCATGCCTTCGGCAGGACGCAAACTGTTGATGGCCGGCAAGGGTGGACTCAATATTACTCATTCGGAAGCCTTCGACAATTTTGTGACGCGTTACGGCGACCGGCAAAGCCGGCTCAAACCCTTGATCCGCAATTTCGATGCAGCGGCAATCACCGAATGGCTGAAGCAACTGGCAATCGGCACCTTCACCGGCACATCCGGGCGTATCTTTCCGAGCGAGATGAAATCGGCGCCATTGTTGCGCGCCTGGCTGCGCAGGCTCCGCAGCGAAGGCGTGCAGTTCCACATGCGCCACCGCTGGAAGGGCTGGGATAAAAACCATCAAGCACTGCTGTTCGATACCGTGCATGGCGAACAAACCGTTAACACGAATGCGACCGTGCTGACCCTGGGCGGCGGCAGTTGGTCCAGGCTCGGCTCCGACGGCCAGTGGGTTGGGCTGTTAAAATCGCGCGGTATCGCTATCGCCGATCTGGTGCCGTCGAACTGCGGATTCGATACCGATTGGAGCGATCATTATTGTCAGCGCTTTCAAGGCCAAGCGCTGAAACCGGTCGCGCTGTCGGTCATGCAGGGCGATGGCGGCTACGCCTCGCGCATGGGAGAACTGACCGTTACCGCCACCGGTCTGGAGGGCAGCCTGATTTACGCATACAGTCCGCTGCTGCGCGAACAAATCCAAACCTTCGGGGAGTCCGTCGTTTATCTGGACTTATTGCCGGGCAAGGACAGCCTGAAGCTGCAAAAAGCGCTGGCAAAACCGCGCGGCGCAAAATCCTGGCCGCACCACCTGCGCAGTTGCGCCGGGCTGACCGGCGCAAAAGCAGGGCTGCTGCGCGAAGTTTCATCGCCCGAGGACTGGAGCGACTCGCAATATCTGGCCGAACTGATCAAACGGCTCCCGGTCAGACTGTTATCCACCCGCCCGCTGGACGAAGCGATCAGCAGCGGCGGCGGCGTTTGCTTCGAAGCGTTGGACGAATCGCTAATGCTGCAACAGCTGCCGGGCGTTTTTTGCGCAGGGGAAATGCTGGACTGGGAAGCGCCGACCGGCGGCTATCTGCTGACCGCCTGTCTGGCGAGCGGCCGCGCTGCGGGTCATGGGGTAATTCGGTGGCTGGATAGCCGTTCGTAA
- a CDS encoding reverse transcriptase domain-containing protein encodes MDRFIQQAIAQVVSAQWEPHFHRHSYGFRPERSAHQAVREIQKQVRDSYRWVVDMDLEAFFDRVNHDRLMNRLQRHVPDRALLRLINTYLKTGVRIDTLIVPTTQGVPQGGPLSPVPANVVLG; translated from the coding sequence GTGGACCGCTTTATCCAGCAAGCCATTGCGCAAGTTGTCAGCGCGCAATGGGAACCGCACTTTCACCGTCACAGTTACGGCTTTCGTCCCGAACGCTCGGCCCATCAGGCCGTGCGCGAAATACAGAAGCAAGTCCGCGACAGCTACCGCTGGGTGGTGGACATGGACCTGGAGGCCTTCTTCGACCGCGTCAACCATGACCGGCTGATGAACCGTCTTCAACGTCACGTACCGGATCGAGCGCTGTTGCGCCTGATCAACACCTACCTGAAAACGGGCGTGCGCATCGACACCCTTATCGTACCGACAACGCAGGGCGTGCCGCAAGGCGGGCCCCTATCGCCGGTACCGGCCAACGTGGTACTCGGATGA